The nucleotide sequence TGACAGTCGTCGTCTCCGTCACACGTCCAATTACCCGAGATGCAGCGGCCGTTATTGCACGTGAACTGGTCATTGTTGCAGCTGCTGTATGCTGAAACACAGACACAGACATTGTCAAAACCATGATCTTTGAGAGAATGCTGAGAGCTATTCAAAGAATGTAGATTCTGATGATCTCTCCAAGGTTTTTCAAGGCACCAACTCATCTGTCAATATTCTGTCATCAACCGAAGTGTAAGCATTCCTGGCTTCTCCAAGTGTGGCCCGTGGATGATAAGGACCAGCAAAATACTACCATAATCATCTTGCAGGCATCTCTGAAAGTGTGGAGAACTCGACCCAAAACTTACTGCAGTTCCGTTCATCACTGTTGTCATGGCAATCGTCGTCATGGTCGCATTTCCACCTCCCCAGGATGCAGCGGCCATTTGTACATTCAAAGTAACCGTTCTGGCACTTCAGGTAAGCTGCATAGAGAAAATTACGAAGACATCATGCTGAGCCTTGAGGTCAACCAGGCTGGGTCAAGTTGATCAAAAGCACAACGTCGCCTTATCCTTCAAGGCACTTAACTTACAACACGCAAGGGCTAACTGGGGTCAGAGTTGGCACACAGTGACACAAGGCCCTATCCAACCACAGTTACGATTGGCAGCAAAAGAGCTAGCTTTAAAATGAAGTTACGCATCTTGTAGCAGAGCCTCCTTAACAATTGTGAAAAACTGACAATACTTACGACAATCTTTCTCATCTGAGTTATCGCCACAATCATTATCGTGATCACACTTCCACGTCGAAGGCACACAGCGGTCATTCTGACATCGATACTGACTCGCATCGCATGTCGTGAAGTTTCCCGCCCCTTCGTCGTAGCACTGGCCGTCCGTGTGAAATTTTGAACCGACTGGACATTGACAGCGTTCGTTACCACCACCAGTTGCTACCTTCTTCTCGATGAAGTCAGGACACAGACAGGTGCGGGAATTCCCATGCGCGCCAGCATCGGGGCGCCCAATACACAAATGGGAACAACCACGCTGGGAGTTGGTGCACTTGTTTGAGCCGCCTTGTTTGGCGTGATGGACGTACTTGAGGTCCATGATGCCACTCAACGCAGACTTGACGACATGGAATTCATGGCCTGTGTACTTGTTGGCAGCAAGGATGGCTTGTTTTGACCAGTCAGTCCAGAAGACTTCGTCCTGgcgaagagagagagagagagaaacataatgggtgatatgaataaagactagcaaatgcttttatcttaaACTCCATgtgcatttacactaggcctttctgtacaaaactgaagtaaaaacgtttactagactttattcatatcaccaaatgTTTGCCAGTTGGCTCGACCTTTTTGGAAATTGAAATCAAGATTTACAACTACAAAGCAAATGCCAAGTGACGTACCTTGAAGATTGTAATACCATATGGATGAGGGATATTATAACCGGACACAAGAACTTTCATGTCCGTTCCATTTAGCGTTGCAGAAACGAGTCGGTCCTTCATTGCATCCACCCAATAGATCCTCTCTGTTTGGATGTCGATGGTGATGCCATTCGGCCAATAGACTTTATCCTTTCCGGTGACGATGGGTTGGATGAATTGTCCATCCAGCCAGGATTTCATGATGCGGGGGTAGGTGCTTGACCAGTCCGTCCAGAAGAGATAACTGTAAGGAAAACAAAATCGAATATGACAGGGGGATGTGAACTCAAAGAACACTCAAGTCTACTAAATGATAATCAACCTGATTGTGACATAACCAGGATCTTGGGTCAAATCGCCTTCAAGATATTTTGGACCAAACGGaagaaacaacaaaaacataaaAGATTCCACAAATCCTTACCCATGCATCGGATCGACTGCAATTCCACGTGGCTTGTCCAACGGCCACGTTGTATTCCCAGCAGGATTTTGGATCAAAGTACGCCGGAAAGTCCCATCAGCCCTTGCAACGCTGATCGTCTTCCGCATAGCGTCGACCCAGTAGATGTTCCTTGACATCCAATCAAACGCGAGGCCTTCGACTGCTTGCATGCGGCCCTCGATGATCACTTGAGAGACGCCCTCGTTGGTGGCATTAGCATTCAGGCAGAGTCGCTGGAAGAAGGACAAGTACGAAatattattttcctttttcacGAGATTGTACAGGCTTCCATACACAATTTTTTAATAAACTAAATGTGCTAATTGCATGAATAGAGGACTACCATTAAGAACAGGGTATTGTTTCCCCAGAACCTTGGTTCAACTTACATTGATAGTATCATTGTGGATATCAGCATAGTATAAGCAATCGCCTTTGAAGTCATATTCAATGGCTGCCACATTGCTCAAGCCAGATATTGGTATTGTGTTGTCAATGTTTTCAACGGGGTTGTAACTATGGATGGAAGTCCGCCGTGTGTAGAGGAGGAATTCTGGGTCCTCGGCCTCTGGGCAGGTCAGTTTGTCCGCCATGAAACGATGTTCATCCCCTCCTTGGCAGGTATCGCCAGCAATTTTACGGTACCTGGAAGAATATTGAAAAAGACGGTGTCTTTATTGAAAACACTAGTTACATGTATGCTCTCAAATGGATTGTTTCCAATGATGCCtgtaatgatgacgatgatgatgacgatagcAATGATAATTTACAAGTTTACCTACCCGCGGGATCTGTAGTAGAAGTCGGTGCAATACCTCGGTGGTTTGTGTACATCGACACCCGAGTCCGGGTCAGATATACACTGCCAGGAATAGGCGTCACGCAGTTTGAACCCGTAGTCACTGAAATGGAAAGGTCATTGATTTAGGCATGCTGAAGATAAACATGATATCAACTGGGAAATGACGAAGCTCAGAGCAAAGGAACAGGAATCGTTCAAAAATCGGAAATGTCACATGGAAGCATAGGAACAAGACCCCCCCTCTACTCACCATTCGAAATCTGGTCCCAGGCATGTGCAGTTCTGCACCGTGACACTCCTCTCGTAATGGCGGCCGTTATAGCACTTGGCGTGCGGGATTCTTCGTTGGATAATGGTTTTCCTTCCCATTAGACAAGGCATGAATGTCTTCTGGTGAATTTCATCACTGGGGGACCACATCTTGTAATCGTTTTTCTTACAAATGTATGCTGGAAAATTAGAGGAAAGATATAGGTACACATGAGTGAAATTCTAGACAGACCCGGATCCCCCCATCCCAACACCTATTTTTGTGACACAATATCTCTTCTGACGTCCATTCTCCAATGCGTCTTGGAAAACGTCTATAATCGTATGTTTCAGAGAGCAGCGATCGTTTCAGTTATCAAACCAATAAGATATCTTCATATCTTATTACCCCGAATCTAGCACGACCCAATACTAGGCTAAGTTTGAAGAGTTTACCCCTTTACTTGCCAGCCTAATGACTGTGAGGAGCTTGAAATATAACATCCACAAAGAGCAGGAGAGAGAACAAAGTGAGGTTCCTACTACAAAACAGGTAAAAACTTACGGAAAACACTTCTCAAGTTGATTTGGAAGATAACCCATTGATGGATGCCAGGTTTCGACCCGAACACTGAGAAGATGGTTGACACTTCCCCTGGCTCTGTCAGAAGTCCGTAGATGTACACACTTTCATTGGAGAAGACCTTTGTATTCCATGTTTCACCCTCGTTCCAAGAATATCTGGGAACAAAAAGTCATAGCTAAGCTATTTTTCAGGGCATACAGGTATGGGTATGTCCTGTGATCATTATTAGGACAACCTATTCCCAACAGAAATGTTTACAATTATCAGTACCGTCTGAGCTATTGGCCAGTATCCAGATCATAACTGAACTTTTTATGATTTTTAAACAATTCCTCATGTACCAACCCATTTGAACACAATCCGCTTACCTGATCTCCCGTGTGAGCCTGAACATCAACACAGCCACAATTAGACCTCCATGGTCGCCGAACTCGTAGATATAGTGTCCTTGAAGCACCTGAAAGGACAATCAGAGTAAGAAACACAACATCTCATCGGGGTGGACAATTTAAGGAGGAAAGTTTGAGTCTGTTTTCAGACAAATGAAGAGGGAATTGGAGGGGGACGAGGGGAACCAAGGTATCGCAGGATTGGTTGTCAAAGGTTAGTCTAAAATAATGTAGCGAAACCACATGATTGTGAGTTCAGATGGGACACAAGATACACTCACAAGATTCCAAGTGAGTCCACCGTCCGACGATAGGAAAATGTCCTCCATTCTGGTCTTGTTCATGGACTGGCCTAACATTCCTGTACCGATGACGATCCCTGGAGCAGACTCGCGGGAGAGGACCGGTGCTGCGTGGGTACCAGGGTAGAACTGGGTCAGCTTCTGGCTCAGGTGGAGGGAGCAGTTGTTATGCTGGCAACGGAAAGTCACATGCATGAAATCAATGTCAAATAAACCACATGAATCGGTTCATTACTTTTGCATTTAATATTATCATAGAGCAAAAAACTGCAGACGTTTTCCATAAGTATATAGCCACGTGAAATTGAACAAATTTGCCAACTTTCAGCGACGTGAAAGTTTACGGTTCAGAGTGGAGCGACAGTACTTACATAAGTACAGTTTGTCGGAGTACCATTGTTGTCGTACACGGGTGCCGGGATAGGATGCCACCGCCCACCCTTGTTGAATGAGATGAGCGTACGTTGTCTGTACGGTGAGAAGTTGCTCTGATTGAGAAGCTGGGAGGCAATGTAGATCCCTCTTAAGCCTCCCACCTTGTGGATGTCAGCGAATGAGTCATCGGTGAACCATCTGAAGGGAAAGATAACATTCGCATTCTTTATGTGTTTGACTTTTGAGGGAAGAATGATAATTTAACTCCAAATTTCAAGTAGATTGCCCTACTGAAAATGATTTTGTCGGACAAAATCACCACATAATAGCACAGGCCAAAAAATAAAGGAAACCTCATCAAGAACTACATTACCTTAGCCACGTGTCCTTATTAACACCCTCAGGGTTGAAATACACCACCCTCTCAAGGGAGAGGATGAACTTACTCCCGTGGACCTCGGAGACGTAGAGATTCGTCAGAGTGCGGTTGTGGTTGATGCAAAGCATCACCTGATTCTCGCTGGCATCAACGACGTAGAAATCCTGAAATTATTTGAATGGCGGTCAGGATAAAGGTCATTTGAGGTAAAATGTGACATTCTTTTAACAAATTGTCTACAAATCATTTTAGCCACTATTCCTATGGCTATGATGACTGTTTCAGTCTATGATGTTTCCTACAGGCAGAGGCGATGACCCATGGCAAACTAGAGACTCAAGTCTCAAGCGATAATTATTGCTGGTCACCCTAGTagaaacaaaaaatatctcatttgcGGGGCATTTAACATCACAAACCACTCAATAGTAAAAAGATGTTTTATCAGACCCACAAACCTACCTGCCGTTCAATATGACCTGGTATTTCTGCATTGAAAAACTGCCCTCTATTGTGAGACACCCAAAACTGAAGCGTGCCGTTTATTAGTTTAGAGCCAAATAGTTTCTACAGTGAGAGAAAAGGGAGAGGGAAGGTGAGTTAGCTGAAGCTGTTATCACTAGTGTGTACCATACAGTACTGAAGCAGTCACACTGTCTGCTAGTCCTCAGCATGAATACTTATTAGTTTGTTCAATTTCTACACCTGAAAGCAGAACTGAAAGGAAAGTTCAGGTTAAGATATGTCCACAAATATCTGACATGTCCGACactgaaaaagaagacaatCTGAAGTGACTATTCTACAAGCACCCCGCCGAGGCCCCGGGGGAACTGTCCTGCAGCGTACTACAGGCATTATGGTTATATTGCTGAACTCCTATGATAATAGCTGTCGTTTTGATGGTACTAACATGCTGGTGAATTCTCGTATCTTCAAGTGTCGTTTTCAGGAACGGTTCACGATCGTATGATATGTAGAGTATCAAGTCTATCCCGTATCGATACTAAAAGTTGAAATTCATTATCAAGATAACGTATTTATACAGTCGTTACTATGGTTACTCATAATCCCTTTACAGCATTTTTTACTTATTCTTTCAAACGCTAAAGTCAGACATTATATTATTGTGTACAGTCACCACCATTACTAAAATCCTGTGAAAGAATCTTGACAGGATCACAGGAGAGAGAATATTTTGGAGAATGTTCTAGTTCAATACTTACAACTTTCTTTGTGGCAAACATAAAATTGTCGCGGACCTCAAAGTCCTGCACGCGGTCGATGATGGTTACCGACCTGTAGGTTCCCCAGGATATATAGACTGGCTGCACATTCATATACTTCAGGACCTTGTTGCCGCTGTACGGTTCAATTCGTTCGACATACAGATCATAGGTGTCATCGTAAGGAGGGACTCCCCTGAAATGATTAAATCAGGTTGACGGGTCAGGCAGGGCTCAGATAACCCCCGAAAGGTATGcatcaaaatgtcatcaaaattgatgtcacaTCTCTCGCAACCATGCAGTACCGGAGTGACAGTCAGCGTTGTAGTTTTGCTGGTAAACTAGTAGTCTCTGGGGACATTCTGAACCGGAGGCAATCCATCCACGGCCAATCATTCTTGGTTGAAATTTCTTCTAACTGCGAATCATTCTCAACTCCACTCACCAGAAGAATGACTTGACATTCCGGTCTAAGATTCGCCATGACAACCCAAAATTCGTACTGACGCGCAAAATCTTATTCGGGTCGTTCTTATCATAACTGAGGATGACGCGGTGGTCTACAGGATTCAAGCTCAGCTGGTCTGGTTTGAAGGTGAGGCAGTGGCGCGAGAAACTTCGGCCCGAGTCCAGTGTTGTCAAGATGGCATTGTGTACAGTATCAGCAAAGACATACTGCAAGAAAGCAAACAGATTGTAACAAACTAATCTTTGGCTCTTATGTCTTGACTTATGTTCtataatttcatattttgtttggGCTATGATAGTCAGGTAAGGAGAATAATTGAACTGAACAAACCGCCCCAAGGAAGTTATGTATAATAAATTTGATAGAAAAATATTCATTTGTTCTTCAATACAAATTGCACAATAAATTAAGTATTGTCCATTATGTGAGGCACGTCTCCTGATATCTGATCTCATTACGAAAATAGATCtcttaaaaagttttttgtacAACAAATTCAGGCTGACCCAATTCTTCGGGGCTTGTTTATGCTTGAGCGATCTTGATGAATGGAGACAGTCACAGGCTAACACGGGTGTATTGGGTCAATGCAAAGACTTATGGCATATGAAATCACATGACTTCATGTTATTACATACCACTCTACCGGTACATCCTTACGACAGTATGAGTGTCTTTTTGACCATAACAGAATTTGTTCACCGAAACAGTCAATGCCTGGGTGTTATGAATaagactgacaaatgcttcTATCAAAAACTCCATTTACACTATTGAGATGACACGCCatgtaaaataaacaaaattcatgCTACTGCACATATAACTTGTGGAACAGTTTGCCCGAGGTGGTCGTGACCAGCTCCAGTCTTGAGCAATTCAAGACTGGACTGAAAATCCATCATTAAACAATTTAACTGACCCAGAGCTCTGTAACATCTTGAGCTCTGGGCTCAAAAGTGGCCACCAACATCTGGGCCACTTACCCGCTGCACACACACATTACCAGTTACATTAATCTTCAATATGATGAAGGAAGTTAACTtaacggaagaagaagaagaagaacttacaGCATTAATATCATCCTTGTTATGATAAAATCTCTCAATGATCATTGGTTTTGGATGCTGACCCGACAGACATGTCAGGGAAAACAAGTCCCTGAACTGACCATCCTTTCTAATGAATGTCGTGCCGTAGTCATAGGAGATATAGAGGGAGCTGTTGGAAGTGTTGGTCTGGTGAAGATCCTTTGCCAACGCGATGATAGTGGAGCTGCCTTGCCCCACCCAGTGGACCATTAGCTGGTGGTGGCCATCCGTCAGGTTGAACTGAAATCATGACGAAAATGATGTACATCTGGTATGTTTTtacccgaccctaggtggtacaggTGTATCTAGCAAAGGGCCTAGATAGGTTTTTACGGTCGATAACACCAGACAATACTCGAGCCACTGTCTGGCATTTTTTACCCGGTACCGAGAAGATCTATTCAGACTATTGACGTATTGTatatagggcctaggcctatggtTTGTATGTTTTCACCACCCTAGGTACGGTGGTGCAGGTGTATCTGGTAAAGGGACCATTGGAGCATAAGATATGGATCAGACTACAACATTGCAAATATCCAGACAGCAGCTGagttaggcctataggcctagatCTGTCACTGTGATCCGGATCAGATCGATCATGAGAAGATGCCCACTTTCTGTTTCACTTCCGTCTTCGAACTCAACAGCAACAGTCACACTACAGTGTCAAGTCAAATCATCAACAACCCAGCTTCCCCAAAAAATAGACATACCCTCGTTATATTCCCACTGTGGGCCTCTGGATCGTTCGGCTGGTCAGCCGGTCCAGAAGACGGTTTCGGGGGCGGAGCTGCATCTCTCTTGTTGCGCAAGTGCACTGAATCCGCATCGGAATTCAGGCTGATAATTCTTGTACCCGTCCCGTATTTCTCATCGTCTGATTCTGTAGGGAAGTGTAGGGTGTTGGACTTCATCCCATACCGTTTGCAGGACACAAAATCACTGGACAAAGCCAGGAGAAGCAAAAATAAACAcggatatttcattttcatgcttCCTGGCAGCGCCATTTTGCATGGAATTATCACTGTTCCATAACAAAGATAAATAAGCGCGGTAAAAAATAGTACGACATAAGTAAAAATCAACTTGATCACTGTTTGGGTGGAAAGCTGGTTTCTAAAAAATACCCTGTATTGTTTTAAAGTGATAATTGACTTTTTATTCACTTATCAAGGCACAGTTTTGGTTGAGTAATTGAAAAAATACTTTCATATAACACTGCGCGAACCGAATCACCAATCGTTCGAGTAACAGGTGACCGAGTTACTCGGGTTCCCATTAAAGGGCCACAcaatctccaagcgtcgtcaatggtattccttagtgaggtttcgcaacgacccgtttaggccctacgacgacgtttatctattgtgtgagtttacctgaacaatagataaacgtcgtcgaagggcctaaccgggcggttgcgaaacctcactattattgCTAAGTCTTACTCGATCTACTGACTATGTGAGATTGCAACGGGTGtatgtaaaattcgacattgCGGTTCAAAGACCGGAAGATAGGGGGCCACAGGGACAACTTGTGCGCGTGATAATAAACTGAGACAATTAGAGTAATAATTGATATGCTTGCGTTTATTATTCTTAGTTAGGTAGATTTGGTGTCTTATATTGACATGCATGTCCTGTGTTTTCCCGCCACTTTTTTCAATCCGACGAGTTATCGCATTTCTCCTCCTTCATTGTCTTGCACTTATTGATTTCGTCAACTCTTTTATCACGACACCTAGTATCGGCCAAGTCACAATTCTTCACCAATTTAAAGATTGCCGGACATGAGATGTTGCAGTAGCCATATTTGAATGATTGGCGACAGAAGTCAAGGACAATGTGGCCCAGGGCCGGGGCGTGGCTGTACCATGGTTGGGATGAGTAGGGTCGCCATGACCACAAGGATGAGACCATTAGGCTGTAAAGATAAAACAGAATCGTATCAAATAGGCTGGGAATAAAAGACcatgcatatatatatataacaatCAGTTTAGCACTCAATGTTTTGACAATGCTCAGCTTCCAGGCAACGCGCGAGAGGATGTTATGGTGCCGATACGTCTCCTGGCCGATTTTACAGTAGCCCGGCGAGGCCAAGGGAGCGTGTAGATGTGTATAGTCGACGGCCCCTgcgggtaggcctaatcatggTGGATGGGCCAACATGGGGGTGTACACTAAAACACCAGTGCCCAATGGTTTTCACAGACGTTGGTAGCAGGCATGGGGACTTTAGTTCGGTTGTAGCCCCGCAACGTTTACCAAGGTGACTGCTGCGGCTCATCTTTTGGTGCTCGCGACATTTTGGTGTGTGTTTTGGACATTCTGATGCGAGCAAAGGATCTCATATGGCATCTTACGTTCGTTACATTCTAGGTACCTTCTCCATGCTTCGATGCTTCTAAATACCAAGATGCTAGTCTTGTCACAACTGTCCAGTACACTCACCGGCATCTTCCGTTCCTGTAATACTTTCTTCAAGTCTCTTGTGGTGAATAGAATTCCCGGGGCTGCCGCAAAACTATTTTGGTATGGATCTAATAAAATGTTTCTGGTTGTGGTACAAACTTGCGTATGCCTATATGCCTACATGCCTACACCACCTGTATTTATATAATTGGATGTGCTCATCTGTCACCGAATTGCGCAATGTATCAAAATACCAATTCTAACTTGAACCAGCGTCGTATATTATGATTGAGAGCACTGACCCTTTAAAGAGGTTAAACGCGTGACGTACTTACTCGAGTTACTCGAACGACCGCGCCATGTGCACGCGTGACTCTTTATATACTATAAAATCAGCGAGTTGGATATAAGCGCATTGTTGGTTCAGTGGTAGAATTCTCGCCTGCCACGCGggaggcccgggttcgattcccggacAATGCACGaatcattttttattttttataatcGCACCAGCCAATGTTTTTAGTACGACTCGCATCCATTTATAACAGTGTAAATAATTGAGGTTTACCCAATTTTAGAGGTGTCGTCTGTAAACAACGCGTCTGCAAAAAAGTCTACTGATATCTATTTATCGCAGAAAACTTACAGTTTCTACTGAAACAGTGAATTATCCTTTCTATTCTTGAAGTTGCAAGTTGCAGGAAGGTTGCTAATCATCCTgtaatataatacatgtactagcattgtacccgcggcgcaggcaggttcaaaatgggctataccttgaatagattgaattgcaatgaaaatctaatgcaatatcacttggcttctgtgagtggtagagaattgacagtgtccgattaaaaattcctcattactgctccgctgaagtaaatttccgaaaataaacataacgttgcatcaggataacatatcacctgcaaacgtgcaaaatttcgagacgaaaaaCTTCCCCCAAaaggcactttatcgagccgccttatagtattatgatacaGATTGTATTGCAGGATGCTTGGCCAATTGTCTCTCAAATCAATTAAAGCGCCACGGGGTGGTAAAATATGTAACGAAACGAAGAGACCGAGGACAAGACAAAAGAGGGGGGACGTTCGTAAGAGACAACGGCACAATATCATTCACTGACAAACTTAGTTCACTGACAACACATACGACATGCTAAACTCTAATTAGGAAAAGGTGTTCACAGCTAAAGAATGGATAAAATCACATTTACTCAGGATTGGCACAACTATCAGAGACGTTTGAGGACAGTGTTTGGATTGTGTCTTTGTTTAGGATTGTTCACGGCTTCAACGACGCGAGCAGACGACGGATTTAGGTCTGGTTCGGCTGCTGGTCAGATTTTGAGAGGCAAGAATATACCAACAAGGTAGGACGAACTCCCAATGCCCTCGAAGTTATCTTTTTGCGTCCTTAATCTGATCTTGTCGAAAAAACTCCATCCTGCCTGTGGGATTGGCGTTACTAGAAGGCAGTAAGTGCATCTTTCTAATCATTTGGTGTCCCGCTGTAGACGGATTTGAAATGTCTTAGGATAGAACGGGTGGACCCCCTACAATGCAACGGTCAAAATCCTagggcatgggggggggggggggggatcgtCGGAACGAATTCAGACATCGCATGTCAACTTTCTGTCTTTTGCGGCCTCAAGCGGTATAACGTTTCGAGGAAAGTTAGAAAAGTCGTCGTCTCTCTTGTTGCGTATAGTATGAGGACACTGACGCATATGGGGAGCAATCACACATATTCTACACCGGGACTATTCAGTTATTCTTGTTATAGCATCCTCTCAAAAGGCCTATTGTTCCCTCTTCAAAATGTGTCGTTGATTCAAAGCGTGTTAAAATCATCGTCAGTACAAACTCTAAAGGCCTAATTAAGCTGATTGGCCTAATTAGCAACTGTCTTGAGGAATTTCGACGGTGTTATTATCAGGGCACTCCAGAGTGAGAGGTGATATCCGTTGAGGACAATCAGGGATGGACACTGCCATCTTTAGTTCAATGCACTAGTTTGTCAATGCACTTATGAACGATACCCTAGGATATAGGATATACGTGTATACCGTTAACCCTCCTGTTACTAAAgtgatatcatttcatttcgacGAAACTAATTATTAATAGATGACAGATATCCCATGAATAAGACGAGCAATTAGATAGTAATGACGGACTTTCATAATCCTTAGGTAAACAAAAACCGGCTATTGTCGCTGATACAAAACTATGATAtcgttctgacatgtctaaacCCTATTACATAGGCTCTCTCAGGCCCGATATTTAGTCTAAAGTGACATTAAGAATATAAGATTAAGCGATAAAACCATGACACAATGACAAATTCGTCTAACGTGCGTAGATTTGTTGTGTAATAAAACAAACAAGTTGTCATATTTTAATGAGCGCTAACATAAGTTAACCCTTCATCACAAGGACCAACTCATCCCTGGGTGGTGCTGGAGTCACTCCGGAGTTCGAATTGGTGGCTGGAAGTTTCGAGGCTAACTTCTTCTTACTCATGCTTTTAGTACCTGACGGTATTACCTATTTGCTTTTGCAGTAGCCCAAACGTTTGTCTTCATGGAACCAGTCAATACTGTTGTCCAGGATGGATGCAGCTCTATCCGAACGGACCATGCACTCAGCGTAGGTATTCTGAGAAAAGAAGGACAAAAGATATTGAGTCCACTGGCAAGGTTATGTCGAGGCCAATCGGGTGCACTCAAATTGCTTCTCTGAGAAGCGGATAACGCCAGTGATATCGCATCCGTCCAGGTCTTGTTCCAACCACTGATGACAATCGCGAATACATCCTTGACATCTTCAAGAATAAGTACTTTGCACTGTAAAGTAACCATTGCGGTGTAGCCTTGCACCGTCTCTTCGCCACAGAAAAGTGAATGATAATTCATCAACAAACTGGGTCAAAACGAGACTTCGTAGACCAGCCCTCTCTGTCCCGCTTTGAAATGCGCC is from Lineus longissimus chromosome 18, tnLinLong1.2, whole genome shotgun sequence and encodes:
- the LOC135502548 gene encoding sortilin-related receptor-like isoform X2, with the protein product MKMKYPCLFLLLLALSSDFVSCKRYGMKSNTLHFPTESDDEKYGTGTRIISLNSDADSVHLRNKRDAAPPPKPSSGPADQPNDPEAHSGNITRFNLTDGHHQLMVHWVGQGSSTIIALAKDLHQTNTSNSSLYISYDYGTTFIRKDGQFRDLFSLTCLSGQHPKPMIIERFYHNKDDINAYVFADTVHNAILTTLDSGRSFSRHCLTFKPDQLSLNPVDHRVILSYDKNDPNKILRVSTNFGLSWRILDRNVKSFFWGVPPYDDTYDLYVERIEPYSGNKVLKYMNVQPVYISWGTYRSVTIIDRVQDFEVRDNFMFATKKVYRYGIDLILYISYDREPFLKTTLEDTRIHQHDFYVVDASENQVMLCINHNRTLTNLYVSEVHGSKFILSLERVVYFNPEGVNKDTWLRWFTDDSFADIHKVGGLRGIYIASQLLNQSNFSPYRQRTLISFNKGGRWHPIPAPVYDNNGTPTNCTYHNNCSLHLSQKLTQFYPGTHAAPVLSRESAPGIVIGTGMLGQSMNKTRMEDIFLSSDGGLTWNLVLQGHYIYEFGDHGGLIVAVLMFRLTREIRYSWNEGETWNTKVFSNESVYIYGLLTEPGEVSTIFSVFGSKPGIHQWVIFQINLRSVFPYICKKNDYKMWSPSDEIHQKTFMPCLMGRKTIIQRRIPHAKCYNGRHYERSVTVQNCTCLGPDFECDYGFKLRDAYSWQCISDPDSGVDVHKPPRYCTDFYYRSRGYRKIAGDTCQGGDEHRFMADKLTCPEAEDPEFLLYTRRTSIHSYNPVENIDNTIPISGLSNVAAIEYDFKGDCLYYADIHNDTINRLCLNANATNEGVSQVIIEGRMQAVEGLAFDWMSRNIYWVDAMRKTISVARADGTFRRTLIQNPAGNTTWPLDKPRGIAVDPMHGYLFWTDWSSTYPRIMKSWLDGQFIQPIVTGKDKVYWPNGITIDIQTERIYWVDAMKDRLVSATLNGTDMKVLVSGYNIPHPYGITIFKDEVFWTDWSKQAILAANKYTGHEFHVVKSALSGIMDLKYVHHAKQGGSNKCTNSQRGCSHLCIGRPDAGAHGNSRTCLCPDFIEKKVATGGGNERCQCPVGSKFHTDGQCYDEGAGNFTTCDASQYRCQNDRCVPSTWKCDHDNDCGDNSDEKDCPYLKCQNGYFECTNGRCILGRWKCDHDDDCHDNSDERNCTYSSCNNDQFTCNNGRCISGNWTCDGDDDCHDGSDEDVSMCHNRTIHGTTASPRPCSIAEFQCHNRRQCVQRHWVCDGAADCNDGSDEWGCASTTKAPGSCHPWQFACDDGHCIPRYWKCDGKRDCHSGSDEASCWTSPQPVSTTPSKPSNQSCHWWQFNCRNGNCVYWTRECDGQDDCGDYSDEYDCHRNETTTNRPVVTCRQGQYTCDSGQCINNHYRCNGYYDCRDGSDERYCQQSTVAPMCNATQFRCNNGHCIYSSWICDGDRDCSHGEDELNCHNGTQCVGPNHFKCLYSSGCLPSSWICDGDRDCTDGSDELGCVVANATVASTTVSTRCLPQQFKCYDGYGCVASYRRCNGIVDCLDGSDENVLECGGELVVGGLGMIHRGSDNITVGWSPPKLNSTQSATLTYIPLIRVDKRNTPINWVNHTAVSGTTLTFTGLAPYTKYRITVYVMAKLGSTQHSYRPARPIEVVTLQGKPSPPLNLVASVADINSGKVKLTWLSPKHPNGIIDHYLVRYHNVSSTGKAGHAQEEYFMPTNNVAYISHLTYGQTWVFTIQAESVEMSDASNAANVTLESKSPFMTVTDLKANILKETEVNLTWSLDKAVAMKYHIDSYEAECYASGTDHYLKLSGYMKWAHFTGLNPKTYYQCNVKVHNKYGFGPRSPEVDFLTHGQAIPAVGNLSLSLVDHRAVKVTWTVARKGSWVYTVIYDYHGEHMIGDAGQNLALASHVNTTKQYYTLKNLVGCEVYNVRVLVTGPNGWGPASKVKNVATDYDMTRKPKKIQILNLNDPSAINVTWSIYCEREAGDLDELGYEIAISENGDKPRYVDVKKSRNVTYARLVKNLIRGATYTISVRPDFPGGHWGDWQVKTAKPYPGPLNLFESSSGNQTFFLNWELSNDRPKTIPGYEVWMCHTHKGKCQPTDYRIVKTTKNPNVTFSLRWLQEKFNLEASEVTKNHPKFSAHFKFKVRLMKVNGYYSDFSSQEPFDLGNSFSAYQEPSTQGLSMTNLIAIIVSMTVICLVLAVALGVYFIRHRRLQRSFLSFANSHYDTRSGRTRFSTGDHELDGEEDQPMITGFSDDEPLVIA